From the genome of Xylocopilactobacillus apis:
ATGTATGCATACATTGCATCACCTGAAGTTCCTGAACCCGGATAAGAGTTAAAATGACCATTAACTTTACTGTCATTTTCAGTATTAGGGTTAGAAAGTTTAGCACTCATTAATTTTTGAATACTGTCAATAGCTTGGTTCTTTAACTGATCATTTGTAACTTGGTTAGCACCAAATACTGCAGTTGCACGATAAGCACTAGCTGCTGAAGAAGCAGAACCTGTACCTGAACCAGTAATAATCACACCACCATTAGGATAGTAAGGATTATTGTTTGAAGCAGAGGCAGAAGTTAAGTTATAAGTATACCAATTATTGATTGTAGAGCCATTACTAAAGTAATTAGCCTTTGTATCTTTATAATTATCAAGAGTAACTTGAGGTAAGTACTTGCCAGGAACGTCTACTTTCGTAGTTCTTCCAGCATTGGCAGTCACTTTAACCAATCCTGTAGCAGGAATTTGATAACGATCTGTAGGAACAGTTGACGATTTACCTAAGAAATATTTAACATCTAATCCGCTTACAATATTCTTAACTACAGTTGAAAGTGTTCCCTTCATTTTAGGACTACCAGAATTTGTAGAACCATTAATTCCAGGATAACCATAATTAGCATTTTGTAAATCTGCCTGTTTGTAACCAGCGCCTGAACCACCAGAATCTTTTAAAATAGCGTCAACAGTCGCAGAACCAACAAAACCACCTAAATTAACACTAGCAATTGACAAGCCGTTAGCACTTGTTAGTGCTGGAGCACTACTACCTCCTACTGTTGGTAATGGAGAAGCAGAATCTGTACCAGGATTTACGTAATCTTCAATTGCAGGGAGAATAACATTATAAAAATCAGAAGCATTTATCTTAGCAGTAGTTCCTAATCCAGCAACAGCAGTATCTATTGCTTTTGATGCAGCGGTCGCTGCTGATGATCTTGCTTCACTTTGTGACATGCTTACAGAAGACTTAAGTTGAGTAATATTTCCTTCAGCATAGTAGATGTCTACAGCATCATTGTATACACCGAATTTAGAGTAGTAATAGTTAGGGTTTGACCAATACCTATCAGTTCCCAACCCTGAACCAGGAAAAGCAGTCTTAAATGGATCATCATTTGCAACAGCTTCTGTTCCTAAAAGTCCGTTTGTTAATGAAGCTAAAGAAGTAACATCAACATTTCCATCTTTATCAGTATAGTTAGCCAAATCAGTACCAGCAGGAACAACGACGAACTTGCTTGGATCCATAATGTGTCCTTTTTCATCAACACCAGTAATGCCAAATGAAGGAGCATAGAAGTCACCAGGAAGACGAGTGATATTACCTAAACCTGTCGTATTAACAGTGTACTTGTTACCATGTGATAGCCAGATTGTAGGACTCTTCCATTCATTTCCAGCATTATCTTTGAAAATAAATTGGATACTAACACGTTCAGCATTTTTAATCTCACTTCTTGAGATAAATTCATTCTTTAACGGATCCTTGCCGTTAACAATCATTCTTGTATTAGTGATGTTTGTTGTAGTCATATCTTTCAAAGGAAACATTTTATCCTTAGGATTAAGTACAGCACCAAGAATTTCTGACCAAACTTTACTACCCTGTTTTGCACTTCTAGAAGCAGTAACTCTTCCTTCAGGGCCATTAAAACGACCCTTAATATTAGAAAACGGAGTACCAGCCTTGTTTTTACCTGTATTTACAGATGGCACTAAATTTAATAACTCATTATCTGTATATTTTTGTAAATAAGTTAAGTCATCAACAACATACGACAAGGATGGGTCTGACGGTTTACTTACATCTTTTGTCCCACCATTTGGAGCAACTGTTACTAGACCATTACTATCAGTTGTGTCAGAATCACTTGATTTGATAGGCTTAAATGTATTAATCTTACCATTATGAATAGATGTAGTCGCCTCATTAGGGATAAAGCCCGTACTATCACTCGCACTTCCATTTACAAAGTACCATAACGGAATACCATTTACAAACGATGTAAGTCTACTCGTTAAATCGTCTGGTTTAGCTTCACCTAACGCATCAAATAAATCATTAGGAAATATAATAGTTGGGTCAATACCAGGTTCACTAGTATCTTTATGCGTTCCTGAAGGATCAAAAATCTGCATCCAACCTCTGAAATCCTTGTCAATATCGGTTTTCTTTCCATCCTCTATTGAATAAGATTTAACTTTAATGTTGTCCGCTCTCCCTACTACAGCACTACCACTAGCAGCATTACCACTAGATGCTAGACCAGTACTACCGGCATTAAAAAATCCTCGTGCTGCTGCAGAATTTATTGAAGTAGCATCATTAAAATCCGTCCATTCTTTAATAATTTGTTGTTTTAAGTCGTCTCTTGCATTTTTAGCGTTAGCTTCCAAATCTTCGAGAAATTCTTCATCTTTAGGTGCCTCTGAAGTAGGAACACCATCTACGCTGTAATTAGGGTAATTGCTATTTGTCAATGATTGCCAAGCTTCGTCACTTAATGGAACAATAGAATTATCAGCCTTAAAAGCAGCCGTAATGTTGTCTTGTAAGATGTCAGCTTTAACTACCTGCAAATTAGACGCAGTCATCAAAGCTGGTGTTACTACTGGTGCTGCTGCAAGTACTGTTGCAGATGCAACACCAAAATATTTAACAAAAGTTTTTTTCAAAATCTTCCTCCTAATAATCGGATCTTTCTATATAGATTTCACCAGTTCATTATAGAATATTGTGCAGAACATTGCAAAACTATCCGTACAATGAAAAGGTTGTTACATAAATTTAATATTTCTTGTTATTTATTGTATGAAGCATATTTGGCTGGAATCCATTGATTCTTACCAACATTATAATAGCCATTCATACTGCCAAATACACGCCACTTAGTACCATTCTTCAACATCGTACTAGTAGGTTTTGTATCATCAGCTTGAGCAAATACTCTAATGCTGTAGCCAGGAACATAATTTATCTTCACAAAACCTTCAAGCTTAGTCATATGACTAACTGGAGTAAATGAGATGTATTGACCATCGACCCATTGGTTCTTACCAACTTGATACCAAGTCTTACCATTAATAGTAGTCTTATGACTGATTTTCCAAGCACTCATATCAGCTAATTTTTGGCCCGTATAAGTGCCAGCAGGTGCATCATATACATTAATACCATAGCCTGGTACATAATTTACATAACCAACAGCTTTGAAATCAGTAACATCAGGTGTTGGAGTTGGAGTAGCATTTCCACCATCTCCATTACTTCCGGCGATAACATTGATTGTACGAGTCATTGTAGTAGCTTGACCAGTCGCAACATTAGTAGCTGTATAAGTTAAAGTATATGTTCCTGGAACGTTAGTATCAACATTACCAGTAACTGTAACATCAATTCCAGTTGCACTTGGATTATTTACGTAGTCAACACCATCGTTAACTTTACCGTTTGCAATTAAGTCTTTGATTTCATCTAAGCTCTTAGCAACTTTAAAGTTCATTGGATCAAAGCTGTCGCCGGCTTTAAGTGTTTGATCGTTTCCACCAACAAAGTAGAATGCTGGACTTTCACTGCCAAACACTGTAACTGGAATTGTAAGAGTGGAAGTTTCAACACCTACACCATGCTCGTTCTTACTATTTGTATAAGTAAGTTTAACTGGATAAGTTCCTGCTTTAGATAGATCAAGAGCTGAGGCATCTACTGTATAACCAACACCATCTCCTGCTTGAGTTGTATTATTATCAGGTCTTCTCGTGTAGTAGTTAGCATTAGGGAAATCTGTATCTTTAACTAAAGTATTAGTATCGATTGGTTGAATCGATGTTTTGACATCTTCATCAGAAATCAAAATTTGACGATTATAAACTGCATTACCAAATGCTGCTCTAAACAAACTGTTAAGTTTATTCTGACTGTTTGATTTGCTTGCTGGATCATAGTATCTAGCATCGCCAACTGTTAAGTTAAGACCTTTACTTTGTAATGAGTATGGAAGATCTGTTTCTTTAACTGTCTGACCATTATCATAGAAAGTTGGTACTACAGCACCTGCAGTTGTTGGAGCAAATAATGCAAATGATGGAGCTGTTCCGATTGAATACTGTTTTCCCCAGAAATCTGGGTTAGGGTATACAACAATATTCACTGTTGTTGTTGAAGGAACTCCTGTAATGTATGCATTACTAGAATTACTACCTTTAAAAGTATACCCATTTCCAGTATTGTCTTTGGTTGGTAAATAAACATTACCTGTTACATTTACTCCAGTAACTTGATAAGAACCAGTGGCTGCAACGATTGATTTTGGATCCGTTCCAGAACTTAAGAGGTCCCCTAAAGCAGTTGAACTCTTTGGTCCACCTCCGAGATCAGCAAAAGGTATTTTACTTTCAGTCATTGCTGACTTCCAACCATTAACAGAATTATCAGTTGCTAATACATCATCAAAAGCTAACATGTGTTGATCATCTACATTACGTGAATAGCTTGAAATCGATGGTGCACCATTAAAGCGAATTTTTTGTAATTTATTAATTATTGTATCCAAGGATGTTCCTTCTGGAACAACAAGTGTTTCAGTAGAATAAGCCCCAATGCCAGTGACTTTGTCCAATCCACCAATAGCTGCAGAAGCCGAACCATTCGTTGATTTATCAGAGTACTTATAAGGAACACCGTTTGCTTCTCCACTTGATGCAATATAAGCATTATATCCGCTATTTTCATCAGTTGATAAGCTTGAAATACTAGGAATTAAGCCAAATTTTGGTTCATTACTATTACCTTGTAATAATCCAAAATCTTCTAATGTGCTTGTGCCAAGGTAATTATCCCTTATTCCATCTGCATTAACAACTGCTTTAGATAATGTAACATTATTATTATTAAACAAAACGTTTGTGTTTTTAAGATTCATGAATGCTTGAGCGGTTCTAAAAGATCCGTTTTCAAGCCGTCCTGACTTTGCAGTCAATGTTATTGTAATTCGTCCTTGTTTAAGAACTTTATACAAATCTAATCGAGTTGGATCACTTGTACCATTTACTGCAATTGAAATAGATGCTTGATTAGGATCACCAAAAAAAGATTTTCCAAGAATGTCAGAAATATTATGGTTGCCTAACTTACTAGAAAGATACCTTACAGCATCATATATTTGCTTAACTGATGTTCCAGGAGCTGCACTATCGTTAAGTTTTAAAGCAGGTGTTCCATCATAATAGAAGCCATTAGTATTTGTTCTAACACTGCCATCAGTATTTGTAAATAAATATTTCAACAAATCACTTGAAGCAATATCTTGAACAGTATCTCCTGCTGTATTAAGAAACAAATTCTTTGGTAAATCATACTTATTAGCAGAGATTTCAGCTAAT
Proteins encoded in this window:
- a CDS encoding immunoglobulin-like domain-containing protein; translated protein: MKKTFVKYFGVASATVLAAAPVVTPALMTASNLQVVKADILQDNITAAFKADNSIVPLSDEAWQSLTNSNYPNYSVDGVPTSEAPKDEEFLEDLEANAKNARDDLKQQIIKEWTDFNDATSINSAAARGFFNAGSTGLASSGNAASGSAVVGRADNIKVKSYSIEDGKKTDIDKDFRGWMQIFDPSGTHKDTSEPGIDPTIIFPNDLFDALGEAKPDDLTSRLTSFVNGIPLWYFVNGSASDSTGFIPNEATTSIHNGKINTFKPIKSSDSDTTDSNGLVTVAPNGGTKDVSKPSDPSLSYVVDDLTYLQKYTDNELLNLVPSVNTGKNKAGTPFSNIKGRFNGPEGRVTASRSAKQGSKVWSEILGAVLNPKDKMFPLKDMTTTNITNTRMIVNGKDPLKNEFISRSEIKNAERVSIQFIFKDNAGNEWKSPTIWLSHGNKYTVNTTGLGNITRLPGDFYAPSFGITGVDEKGHIMDPSKFVVVPAGTDLANYTDKDGNVDVTSLASLTNGLLGTEAVANDDPFKTAFPGSGLGTDRYWSNPNYYYSKFGVYNDAVDIYYAEGNITQLKSSVSMSQSEARSSAATAASKAIDTAVAGLGTTAKINASDFYNVILPAIEDYVNPGTDSASPLPTVGGSSAPALTSANGLSIASVNLGGFVGSATVDAILKDSGGSGAGYKQADLQNANYGYPGINGSTNSGSPKMKGTLSTVVKNIVSGLDVKYFLGKSSTVPTDRYQIPATGLVKVTANAGRTTKVDVPGKYLPQVTLDNYKDTKANYFSNGSTINNWYTYNLTSASASNNNPYYPNGGVIITGSGTGSASSAASAYRATAVFGANQVTNDQLKNQAIDSIQKLMSAKLSNPNTENDSKVNGHFNSYPGSGTSGDAMYAYIKNGAIPASDLTVDTSKVDTTKAGKYTIAVTYKPLNSIKKNTVNGDLGLTNANISITDANGNIFENGKISNKKFITYDGSGAATGVDTGNGVSVNGDTLSSFDADQIFANGAPATYYLPVEITDANSSNVGAPVIAFTNGGENVTIAKGGSFDQYKNMVIYAYPGGPQWSASDNSAVDVKVSGKIDTNVEGKYTLIYTATNKAGKSSTLTRVITVGSGVEKPTEYDFNIAQAYINYVPGYNVREYSYPGNDWTGSQIKHGTTVSVTKRAVFDNGDTWYKLNDGNWVKSQYVVAGQYPGAVTDAKGVVTVNYVKGYGIAVYKEPGSGKLVFNANGKAKRLMHGTSWKSFKKQNVNGVTYYNVGGNQWVNGTWVVFH
- a CDS encoding immunoglobulin-like domain-containing protein, translated to MRKNYIKYFGVASTTLLAVAPVAAPVVQNALNATLTNKVFATDNTGTYVPMDLSAQNEYGKLLQNSIQNAEGPIRSVNGVLDRHKGTADGADPEYYQIEGNYNADTVQGLILLAEISANKYDLPKNLFLNTAGDTVQDIASSDLLKYLFTNTDGSVRTNTNGFYYDGTPALKLNDSAAPGTSVKQIYDAVRYLSSKLGNHNISDILGKSFFGDPNQASISIAVNGTSDPTRLDLYKVLKQGRITITLTAKSGRLENGSFRTAQAFMNLKNTNVLFNNNNVTLSKAVVNADGIRDNYLGTSTLEDFGLLQGNSNEPKFGLIPSISSLSTDENSGYNAYIASSGEANGVPYKYSDKSTNGSASAAIGGLDKVTGIGAYSTETLVVPEGTSLDTIINKLQKIRFNGAPSISSYSRNVDDQHMLAFDDVLATDNSVNGWKSAMTESKIPFADLGGGPKSSTALGDLLSSGTDPKSIVAATGSYQVTGVNVTGNVYLPTKDNTGNGYTFKGSNSSNAYITGVPSTTTVNIVVYPNPDFWGKQYSIGTAPSFALFAPTTAGAVVPTFYDNGQTVKETDLPYSLQSKGLNLTVGDARYYDPASKSNSQNKLNSLFRAAFGNAVYNRQILISDEDVKTSIQPIDTNTLVKDTDFPNANYYTRRPDNNTTQAGDGVGYTVDASALDLSKAGTYPVKLTYTNSKNEHGVGVETSTLTIPVTVFGSESPAFYFVGGNDQTLKAGDSFDPMNFKVAKSLDEIKDLIANGKVNDGVDYVNNPSATGIDVTVTGNVDTNVPGTYTLTYTATNVATGQATTMTRTINVIAGSNGDGGNATPTPTPDVTDFKAVGYVNYVPGYGINVYDAPAGTYTGQKLADMSAWKISHKTTINGKTWYQVGKNQWVDGQYISFTPVSHMTKLEGFVKINYVPGYSIRVFAQADDTKPTSTMLKNGTKWRVFGSMNGYYNVGKNQWIPAKYASYNK